A single candidate division KSB1 bacterium DNA region contains:
- a CDS encoding Xaa-Pro peptidase family protein: protein MSAEVAREKISQAAGILQEKGIDLWLTLVRESDTNPDPVLELILGTSVTWQSAFLVSAQGESVALVGSLDLAHVRERGVFGQVIGYRESLRPELLKWLAHFDPKRIAINFSKDDPLADGLSHGLFLVLREWLEGTPYIERLESAESVIAALRGRKTPAELERIRYSVRQTQEILAVVDQRIAPGMTEAEVAELIRKEMRQRGLSPAWDPEYCPSVFAGPEAAGAHAGPTERTIEPGHLVSVDFGVLAGGYASDLQRTWYFLRPGESEPPAEVRRAFAAVRDAISLAAERLRPGVEGWRVDEVARSHIVGQGFDEYPHALGHQIGRRAHDGAGLLCPRWERYGRLAYEPVEEGQVYTLEPRAVVPGFGVATIEEMVVVRNDGGEFLSARQMELFVK, encoded by the coding sequence ATGAGTGCCGAGGTAGCACGCGAAAAGATCTCCCAGGCCGCTGGCATCCTGCAGGAAAAGGGGATCGACCTCTGGCTCACCCTCGTGCGCGAGAGCGACACGAACCCCGACCCGGTCCTTGAACTGATCCTCGGGACGAGTGTGACCTGGCAGTCGGCTTTCTTGGTCTCGGCGCAGGGCGAATCCGTCGCTCTCGTCGGCAGCCTTGATCTGGCCCACGTCCGGGAGCGAGGGGTGTTCGGTCAGGTGATCGGATACCGAGAATCGCTGCGGCCGGAGCTCCTCAAGTGGCTTGCCCACTTCGACCCCAAGAGGATCGCGATCAATTTCTCCAAAGATGACCCCCTGGCCGATGGACTCAGCCACGGCCTGTTCCTGGTTCTCCGCGAGTGGTTGGAGGGTACTCCGTACATCGAGCGACTGGAGAGCGCGGAGTCGGTGATCGCTGCCCTCCGGGGGAGGAAGACCCCGGCGGAGCTGGAACGGATTCGATATTCCGTGCGCCAAACCCAAGAGATCCTCGCCGTCGTGGACCAGCGCATTGCCCCGGGGATGACGGAAGCCGAGGTGGCCGAGTTGATCCGGAAGGAAATGCGCCAAAGGGGCCTATCCCCGGCCTGGGATCCGGAATATTGTCCGAGCGTCTTTGCGGGACCCGAGGCGGCTGGCGCCCATGCGGGGCCGACGGAGCGGACGATTGAGCCGGGGCACCTGGTGAGTGTGGATTTCGGCGTCTTGGCCGGCGGTTACGCCTCCGACTTGCAGCGCACCTGGTATTTCCTGCGGCCGGGCGAGTCGGAGCCGCCGGCAGAGGTTCGGCGCGCCTTCGCGGCCGTGCGCGATGCCATCAGTCTGGCTGCAGAGAGGCTCCGTCCCGGTGTGGAGGGCTGGCGCGTGGATGAGGTGGCCCGCTCCCACATTGTCGGGCAAGGCTTCGACGAGTACCCCCACGCTCTGGGCCATCAGATCGGCCGCAGGGCTCACGACGGCGCTGGTCTCCTCTGTCCACGTTGGGAACGATACGGCCGGTTGGCCTACGAACCGGTCGAGGAAGGGCAGGTGTACACCCTCGAGCCCCGCGCCGTGGTTCCTGGCTTCGGGGTGGCCACGATTGAGGAGATGGTAGTCGTGCGGAACGACGGAGGGGAGTTTCTCTCCGCGCGCCAGATGGAACTCTTCGTGAAGTAG